The following are from one region of the uncultured Campylobacter sp. genome:
- a CDS encoding cytochrome c3 family protein translates to MKHKAFLALCASMLLCSFAFSAEAPGAKITSLVDLNVTDELRAKHPLKPHHEKLSFTCLDCHEGQGNDASKFKSIGDKGCLSCHGDKKKIAKRLEYMDLLKANPHNSVHDGPTLYCDECHNEHKKSTNMCTECHEHEVPQWMGVTP, encoded by the coding sequence ATGAAACATAAAGCGTTTCTCGCCTTGTGCGCGTCTATGCTGCTATGCTCTTTTGCATTTAGCGCAGAAGCCCCAGGCGCAAAAATAACGTCTTTAGTCGATCTTAACGTCACCGATGAACTGCGAGCCAAACACCCGCTAAAGCCTCATCACGAAAAGCTAAGCTTCACCTGTCTTGATTGTCACGAAGGACAAGGAAACGACGCTAGTAAATTTAAATCTATCGGAGACAAAGGCTGTTTGTCCTGTCACGGCGACAAGAAAAAGATAGCTAAAAGACTAGAATACATGGATCTGCTAAAAGCAAATCCCCACAACTCGGTTCACGACGGCCCTACGCTATACTGCGACGAGTGCCACAACGAGCATAAAAAATCAACCAATATGTGCACAGAGTGCCACGAACACGAAGTTCCGCAATGGATGGGGGTAACGCCATGA